CGTGAAACGGTTCGGTGGCGAGCGACCCGTCCGCTTCCTCGACCAGCCGCTCGACCTGCAGCTCCGCATCGCGCAGCATGCCGCGCACCTCGCGCAGGTGGCCGATCCCCTCCTCGAACAGGCGGAGCGCCTCGTCGAGCTCCAGCTCCTCACGCTCGAGCCGGGCAACGATCTGCTCCAGGCGCGAGATGCGCTTTTCGATCGCGCCGGATCCGGTGTCAGCCATTCGTCGCCTCCGGCAGCTCGATCGTTCGTACCCCGCCAGCGCTGCAGTCGACGACGCCGTCGGCGACGCGCAGGGCGAACTCCGCACCGGGCTGGAACTCGCTCACCGAGCGAAGGATGCGACCGTTGCGCGCCAGCGGAACGGCGTAGCCGCGGCGCAGCGCGGCCAGCGGGGAGAGCGCATCGAGCATCTCGGCGCAGCGGTTTGCGCGCTCCTGACGGGCATCGATCAGATCGCGGATCCCCTGCTCCAGCGCTTCCGCCGCGCCGTCGATCGAGTCACGCGCCGCATTGACGCGCCAGTCGATCGCGCGCTGCATCCGCGTGCGCAGCCCGTCCGTTTCGCGCGACAGGGATGCGTGATCGGGTACCGCGCGCTCCGCCGCGGCGCTCGGCGTCGGCGCGCGGTAGTCAGCGACCAGGTCGGCGATGGTGACGTCGATCTCGTGACCGACGGCGCTGATGACCGGCACGCTGCATGTCGCGATCGCGCGTGCGACCGGCTCCTCGTTGAATGCCCACAGGTCCTCGATCGAGCCGCCACCGCGACCGACGATGATGACGTCGCAGAGGCCGACGCGATCCAGCCGTGCGAGCGCCCGCGCGATATCAGGGGATGCGCCTTCACCCTGCACGCGTGCGGGCGACAGGACCACGCGCGTCCAGGGTGCACGCTTCTGCACCACGTGCAGGATGTCGTGCAGTGCGGCACCGGCCGCAGAGGTCACGACCCCGATGGTGGACGGATGCGCGGGCAGCGGCCGCTTGCGCTCCGGCGCCAGCAGCCCCTCGCCTTCCAGCCGACGCCGCAGCTTCTCGAACGCGAGCCGCCAGAGTCCATCGCCGCCGCCCGCCTCGAGCTCGCGCACACCCAGCTGAAAATCGCCGCGCCGTTCGTAGAGCGTGAGCGTACCGAACACGCGCACCTCCATGCCCTCCTCCGGATCGGCAGGAAGACGGGCGGCATCACGCGAGAACATCACACAGCGGACCTGTGCGTTCCGGTCACGCAGCGTGAAGTAGCAGTGGCCGCTGGATGCGTAGCGCTTCCACCCCGTGACCTCGCCCCGCACGAAGATGGGCGGGAACGAGCCCTCGATGATGTTGCGGGCGTAAGCATTCAGAGTGGACGGCGTGTAGTCATGCTGCCCTGCGTTCTGCAACGACCAGCTGCTGCCCTGCCGGACATACGCGCGCCGCGGCGGCCGCGCATCGCCCTCGAAGAAATCCCGCATCAGCGCGCAACCGCCTCCGACGCCGTGATCGCACGCGCCGCGCGCAGCGTGTTCTGCAGCAGCATCGTGATCGTCATGGGACCGACACCACCGGGAACCGGCGTGATCGCCCCCGCGACCTTCTCCGCCTCCTCGAACTGCACGTCGCCCACCAGCCGGTACCCGCGCTTCGCGCTCGGGTCCTCGACCCGGTTGATGCCGACGTCGATCACGACCGCACCCGGCTTGATCATGTCACCGCGGATCATCTCCGGCCGGCCCACGGCCGCGATGAGAATATCCGCCTGGCGCGTGATCGCACCCAGGTCCTGCGTGCGCGAGTGCGCGACCGTCACCGTCGCATCACCGCCACGCCCGTTCCGGAGCAGCAGCAGCGCCATCGGCCGGCCGACGATGGTCGAACGGCCGACGACCACGGCGTGCCTGCCGCGCGTGTCGTAGCCGGAGCGCAGGATCATCTCGATTACGCCGGCCGGGGTGCACGGCGCCAGCACCTCCGTATCGCCGACCGCGAGGCGCCCCGCATTCACCGGGTGAAAGCCGTCGACGTCCTTGGACGGATCGATCGCCAGCAGCACGCGGTTGGAGTCGATGTGCTTCGGCACCGGCAGCTGGCACAGGATGCCGTGCACGCGCGGATCCGCGTTCAGCCCCTCGATCACGCCGAGCAGCTCGTCTTCCGACGTTTCCTCCGGCAGCTTGATCGTCCGCGAGTAGAAGCCGGCCGCCTCCGCCGCCTTGCCCTTGGAACGGACGTATACCTCGCTCGCCGGGTCATTGCCGACGATCACGACGGCGAGGCCGGGCTGTACGCCGGTCTCCTCGCGGAATGCCGCGGCGTCCTGCGCGATCTCCGCGCGGATGGTTTCGCTCAGTTCGGTGCCGCTGATGATCTTGGCCATTTGCTTTTTTTCTACCACGGAGTGCACAGAGGGCACTGAGTTATTTGTGTTCTACGCTCTGCTAATTATAACGGAAATTTTCACCGCTGAGACGCGGAGGGCGCTGAGTTTTTCTGGTTGGCTTCGACGCGTGGAGGGAGGCCCGTTTTTCATCCGGTCCTGATGCAGCCTCGGAGCCCGTTGTATTTGTAATGGCATTCACAGCGGGTGCCAATGCTACAGACTCCGAGGGTGAATGGAACTCGAGCATGATGCATCCCACGTCGATCTCACCCCACGGCGAACCGCTACAAGAAAACCCTGTGCATCCTCAGTGTGCTCAGTGATCTCTGTGGTTGACAACGCTGTTGGGCGTGGCTCGAAAACTCCGCGCCCTCCGCGGCTCAGCGGTGAAAAAGATCCGTTCGAGACTACCGGGCAAAATCAACAGCGCGCGTCTCACGGATCACGACCACCTTGATCTGCCCCGGATACTGCAGCTCGTCCTCCAGCTTGCGGGCGATCTGCTCGCTCAGCTCCGACATGGTCGTGTCGTTCACGTTCTCCGGGTCGACGAGCACGCGCACCTCGCGGCCGGCCTGGATGGCGAAGCAGCGCTCGACACCGGGGAAGCCGTTCGCGATCTCCTCCAGCTTCTCGAGGCGCTTCACGTAGGTCTCGAACA
Above is a genomic segment from Longimicrobiales bacterium containing:
- the xseA gene encoding exodeoxyribonuclease VII large subunit, whose product is MRDFFEGDARPPRRAYVRQGSSWSLQNAGQHDYTPSTLNAYARNIIEGSFPPIFVRGEVTGWKRYASSGHCYFTLRDRNAQVRCVMFSRDAARLPADPEEGMEVRVFGTLTLYERRGDFQLGVRELEAGGGDGLWRLAFEKLRRRLEGEGLLAPERKRPLPAHPSTIGVVTSAAGAALHDILHVVQKRAPWTRVVLSPARVQGEGASPDIARALARLDRVGLCDVIIVGRGGGSIEDLWAFNEEPVARAIATCSVPVISAVGHEIDVTIADLVADYRAPTPSAAAERAVPDHASLSRETDGLRTRMQRAIDWRVNAARDSIDGAAEALEQGIRDLIDARQERANRCAEMLDALSPLAALRRGYAVPLARNGRILRSVSEFQPGAEFALRVADGVVDCSAGGVRTIELPEATNG
- the xseB gene encoding exodeoxyribonuclease VII small subunit is translated as MADTGSGAIEKRISRLEQIVARLEREELELDEALRLFEEGIGHLREVRGMLRDAELQVERLVEEADGSLATEPFHEE
- the folD gene encoding bifunctional methylenetetrahydrofolate dehydrogenase/methenyltetrahydrofolate cyclohydrolase FolD, giving the protein MAKIISGTELSETIRAEIAQDAAAFREETGVQPGLAVVIVGNDPASEVYVRSKGKAAEAAGFYSRTIKLPEETSEDELLGVIEGLNADPRVHGILCQLPVPKHIDSNRVLLAIDPSKDVDGFHPVNAGRLAVGDTEVLAPCTPAGVIEMILRSGYDTRGRHAVVVGRSTIVGRPMALLLLRNGRGGDATVTVAHSRTQDLGAITRQADILIAAVGRPEMIRGDMIKPGAVVIDVGINRVEDPSAKRGYRLVGDVQFEEAEKVAGAITPVPGGVGPMTITMLLQNTLRAARAITASEAVAR